Proteins from one Pantoea cypripedii genomic window:
- a CDS encoding porin: MNKKILAVALCFISSNAFSAVVYDKDNNRLDLFGVVIGEFSNVTSGARASRGDTSFSEIGFNGQTTINDTLKGFGFVEYRFYTSAAEGSQTEEVRQAYAGLQIGKHDYLSYGRTFGVMYNVESYADMAPSVTGKTWAADDNYMMNRTNSVLTWKNTDLLGLDENLHLTVQFQGKNDTTFVKSNGDGIGSTLSYSLGKFSVIGGYSLSDRTTLQKADGKGSHAESWAVGMKWEPGNFYFGTVYAETRNLTLQANDTFANKTRNYEVIGQYQTEFGLRPSLSWVYTEGGDLESSGSFKGGKAAMANYIEMGASYALNTHAGVYADFLLNMMKNNDYTNNVGGLFAGTGNKLVLGIYYGF; encoded by the coding sequence ATGAATAAAAAGATCCTGGCTGTAGCGCTATGTTTTATTTCTTCCAATGCGTTTTCAGCCGTCGTTTATGATAAAGATAATAATCGTTTAGATTTATTTGGTGTGGTGATTGGCGAATTCAGTAATGTCACCAGCGGGGCAAGAGCCAGTCGCGGAGATACCAGTTTCTCTGAAATTGGTTTTAACGGGCAAACCACGATCAATGACACTTTAAAAGGTTTTGGTTTTGTTGAATACCGTTTTTATACCTCAGCAGCAGAGGGTAGTCAGACTGAAGAGGTTCGTCAGGCTTACGCTGGCCTGCAAATCGGGAAGCATGATTATCTCAGCTACGGGCGTACTTTCGGCGTGATGTACAACGTCGAATCCTATGCCGATATGGCCCCATCTGTGACAGGAAAAACCTGGGCTGCTGATGATAATTACATGATGAACCGTACCAACAGTGTCCTGACATGGAAAAACACCGATCTGCTTGGACTTGATGAAAATCTGCATCTTACGGTGCAGTTTCAGGGAAAAAATGATACGACGTTCGTCAAATCAAACGGTGACGGCATTGGCAGCACGCTCTCTTATAGCCTGGGGAAATTCAGTGTTATTGGCGGATATAGCCTGTCAGACAGGACGACCTTACAAAAAGCAGACGGAAAAGGGAGCCATGCAGAATCCTGGGCAGTCGGCATGAAATGGGAACCGGGTAATTTCTATTTTGGCACCGTCTATGCCGAGACTCGTAACCTGACGTTGCAGGCAAATGATACCTTCGCCAATAAAACGCGTAATTATGAGGTTATTGGTCAATATCAGACAGAATTTGGCCTGCGCCCCTCGCTGTCCTGGGTTTATACCGAAGGGGGAGATCTGGAAAGTAGCGGAAGTTTTAAAGGAGGGAAAGCTGCAATGGCTAATTATATCGAAATGGGTGCCAGCTATGCGTTAAATACGCATGCGGGTGTGTATGCCGACTTCCTTTTAAATATGATGAAAAATAATGACTACACCAATAACGTTGGCGGATTGTTTGCTGGCACAGGGAATAAACTGGTACTCGGTATCTACTATGGCTTCTGA
- a CDS encoding O-methyltransferase, with translation MPHRNADLATGSCPISDPVFLKVISRMNSERRHPTPETFAEGAAWNPYAFAEYGFSIHPEQGNLIYLLCRGMRARRVVDFATSVGMSTLYFAAAMRDNGGGLVIGSEFVEQKAEMARRNLSDANLQGYVDIRIGDARETLQELGGPVDFVLIDGWPTAEGPSLALQVLKVIAPQLRIGGYILNDNAEPDFLEYIRDPANGFISVTLPIKRGTELALKIA, from the coding sequence ATGCCACATCGCAACGCAGATTTAGCAACAGGGTCTTGTCCCATCAGTGATCCCGTGTTCCTCAAGGTGATCTCACGTATGAACAGCGAACGGCGCCACCCGACGCCTGAGACTTTTGCAGAGGGAGCAGCCTGGAACCCATATGCTTTTGCTGAGTACGGCTTTTCAATCCATCCAGAGCAGGGAAATCTGATTTACCTGCTCTGTCGCGGCATGCGTGCACGACGCGTAGTTGATTTTGCGACCTCAGTTGGCATGTCCACTCTCTACTTTGCCGCCGCGATGCGGGACAACGGTGGGGGTCTGGTCATTGGTTCTGAATTTGTCGAACAAAAAGCTGAAATGGCCAGACGCAATCTTTCAGATGCTAACCTTCAGGGCTATGTCGACATCCGTATTGGAGATGCCAGAGAAACGTTGCAAGAGTTGGGCGGCCCGGTGGATTTTGTGCTCATTGATGGCTGGCCAACGGCTGAAGGTCCTTCCCTGGCACTGCAGGTACTTAAGGTAATCGCGCCACAGCTACGCATTGGTGGCTATATCCTGAATGACAATGCGGAACCTGACTTTCTTGAGTACATACGCGATCCGGCAAATGGATTCATTTCCGTAACGCTCCCGATTAAACGCGGCACCGAGCTGGCACTGAAAATAGCCTGA
- the vapB gene encoding type II toxin-antitoxin system VapB family antitoxin produces the protein MRTVSIFKNGNNRAIRLPRDLDFEGVSELEIVREGDSIILRPVRPTWSSFPQLEKAGADFMADRTDIVNDEGRFDL, from the coding sequence ATGAGAACCGTATCAATTTTTAAAAACGGAAATAATCGAGCAATACGCTTGCCACGTGACCTTGATTTCGAAGGCGTAAGCGAGCTGGAGATTGTCCGTGAAGGTGACAGCATCATTCTGCGTCCGGTCCGCCCGACCTGGAGTTCATTCCCCCAACTCGAAAAAGCTGGCGCAGATTTTATGGCAGATCGAACAGATATTGTTAACGATGAAGGAAGATTCGATCTGTGA
- a CDS encoding TetR/AcrR family transcriptional regulator, which produces MSRTGKKEQDKLDVLLDNAFLLFIENGFSATTTNMIASKCMISKREIYKFFPEKKDLYMAVVAQNADKVLDIPQQHETMTMEDGLIKIFHLENDSWVDKENERYKFLTMLLKDGIEHPDIFDAMYASGVIHHRERLLNWMEAQIAAGQLAPQSPEKLGVICSMIMDVVFGALTPKRRARDDFPSRKKHIIAALDIILKGINVN; this is translated from the coding sequence ATGTCCAGAACGGGAAAAAAAGAACAGGATAAATTAGATGTCTTGCTGGATAATGCTTTTCTTCTTTTTATAGAAAATGGATTTTCTGCCACAACCACCAATATGATAGCCAGTAAATGCATGATATCAAAAAGGGAAATATATAAATTTTTTCCAGAGAAAAAGGATTTATATATGGCGGTCGTGGCACAAAATGCAGATAAGGTGCTGGATATTCCGCAACAGCATGAAACCATGACGATGGAGGATGGGTTAATAAAAATATTCCATCTGGAGAATGATTCATGGGTTGATAAGGAAAATGAAAGGTATAAGTTTCTGACAATGCTATTGAAAGACGGCATTGAACACCCGGATATTTTTGATGCCATGTATGCCAGTGGCGTAATTCATCATAGAGAACGTTTGCTTAACTGGATGGAAGCGCAAATTGCTGCTGGGCAATTAGCACCCCAATCACCAGAAAAGCTAGGTGTAATATGTTCTATGATCATGGATGTTGTTTTTGGTGCATTAACGCCAAAGCGGCGCGCAAGGGATGACTTCCCGTCCAGAAAAAAACATATCATTGCAGCATTAGACATAATTTTAAAAGGCATTAATGTTAACTGA
- a CDS encoding ABC transporter substrate-binding protein: MLSLIRRLFIVLLFLPATVFATTTPHSDIRVASPWPAQNTIIAMLGYGQNIVGTSAIAQRIPLFRQIYPGIDQVPVISVTSGHEVNPEQVIALKAQLLIIPSNMHLTQPEVLAQAGVKTLELKANSMAALRERVTLTAQALGPDAQAKDNLYQHYFDRNVALIQQRLKGLPASEQVKIYHSMGTPLTTSGRPSLNQDWMDLAGAHNVAESWFGPKRNANGEVPLEKVVAANPDVIVAMNRRDAEEFLHSSAWQGVSAVRLHRVYVNPQGMFWWCRETSEEAIQILWLAKTLYPARFSDIDMVKETHDFYQQFFGISLTSQQIDGILNPGA, translated from the coding sequence ATGCTTTCATTGATTCGCCGCTTGTTCATTGTCTTATTGTTTTTGCCTGCCACTGTTTTTGCCACCACCACGCCACACAGTGACATCCGGGTTGCTTCGCCCTGGCCGGCGCAAAACACCATTATTGCTATGCTGGGCTACGGCCAAAATATCGTTGGCACTTCCGCCATTGCCCAACGCATCCCGCTGTTCCGCCAGATCTATCCCGGCATTGATCAGGTGCCAGTGATCAGTGTCACCAGCGGTCATGAAGTCAATCCGGAACAGGTTATTGCTCTTAAGGCGCAATTGCTGATCATTCCCTCCAATATGCATCTGACACAACCAGAGGTTTTGGCACAAGCCGGAGTGAAAACGCTGGAATTGAAGGCCAACTCGATGGCTGCATTGCGCGAGCGCGTGACACTGACAGCGCAGGCTTTAGGGCCGGATGCTCAGGCAAAAGATAATCTTTACCAGCACTATTTCGACCGTAATGTGGCATTGATTCAGCAACGGTTGAAAGGTTTACCCGCCAGCGAACAGGTCAAAATCTATCACAGTATGGGCACACCTCTGACGACCAGTGGCCGTCCGTCATTAAATCAGGACTGGATGGATTTAGCCGGAGCGCACAATGTCGCGGAAAGCTGGTTTGGCCCCAAAAGAAATGCCAATGGTGAAGTCCCGCTGGAGAAAGTCGTCGCGGCCAACCCAGATGTGATTGTTGCCATGAATCGCCGGGATGCTGAAGAATTCCTGCATTCTTCTGCCTGGCAGGGAGTATCCGCGGTGCGGCTTCACCGTGTTTATGTCAATCCACAAGGCATGTTCTGGTGGTGCCGTGAAACCAGTGAGGAAGCAATACAAATCCTGTGGCTGGCGAAAACGCTGTATCCGGCACGTTTCAGCGATATTGATATGGTGAAAGAAACGCATGATTTTTATCAGCAATTCTTTGGGATTTCCCTCACTTCACAACAGATTGATGGCATTCTGAACCCAGGAGCTTAG
- a CDS encoding neutral/alkaline non-lysosomal ceramidase N-terminal domain-containing protein, whose protein sequence is MKKKLLWNLVLTGAFVLAAGQNIAQAAQSGPLTVGAVKTDITPKNLHDMNPMGGDFTGVHDPIHMRTVLINNGSVEVALISLDAIEVGDMTKVRQRIATETGIPADHVFITATHDHSAPRVGNVSPGALAHDGTPASNQWSEWLYQQMIASLQKAKSRAQPARFGVASGQLDINVNRDRYSAKGWDIGFNANGPSDKTLWVMKFATPAGKPIAVVSNYAVHSVVSLGINQVSGDLAGAAADYVEEKLGGDVVSLWTLSTVGDQNPRIFNAGQKAGRGNDAEFAWKAVNAQGAMAGDEIVRVADSIRQMTSSVSLTASERVVGCPMRTGAPDMGNMNQKKVDKVNLHLGLIMLNQTALAGVSGEVVTAIGRHLAEQAPVKNLLLMSIVNDRVGYLPDDAAYDRPIFEVQGSPVERGCAENAIIDNFTAMMNNALTTR, encoded by the coding sequence ATGAAAAAGAAATTGTTATGGAATCTGGTCTTAACCGGAGCGTTCGTCCTTGCCGCTGGACAGAATATTGCCCAGGCAGCGCAAAGTGGTCCATTAACTGTCGGGGCGGTGAAAACAGATATTACACCGAAAAATCTGCATGATATGAATCCTATGGGCGGTGATTTTACCGGGGTCCATGATCCTATTCATATGCGGACGGTATTGATTAATAATGGCAGTGTGGAAGTTGCGTTAATTTCTCTCGACGCTATTGAGGTCGGTGATATGACGAAAGTGCGTCAGCGTATTGCCACGGAGACAGGCATTCCTGCGGACCATGTATTTATTACTGCAACGCATGATCACAGTGCTCCTCGCGTGGGCAATGTCTCTCCGGGCGCGCTGGCACATGACGGCACCCCGGCCTCGAATCAATGGAGTGAGTGGCTTTATCAGCAGATGATCGCCTCACTGCAAAAGGCGAAAAGCCGGGCTCAGCCCGCTCGATTTGGTGTCGCCAGCGGTCAGCTTGATATTAATGTTAACCGCGATCGTTACAGCGCCAAAGGATGGGATATTGGGTTCAATGCGAACGGTCCATCCGATAAAACGCTGTGGGTGATGAAGTTCGCAACCCCCGCTGGTAAACCGATCGCCGTAGTTTCTAACTATGCAGTTCATTCCGTTGTGAGCCTCGGTATTAATCAGGTCAGTGGTGACCTGGCCGGTGCGGCCGCTGACTACGTGGAGGAGAAACTCGGTGGCGATGTCGTTTCGCTCTGGACGCTCAGCACGGTTGGCGATCAGAATCCGCGAATTTTTAACGCCGGGCAAAAGGCAGGCCGGGGCAATGATGCGGAGTTCGCATGGAAAGCGGTTAATGCACAGGGGGCGATGGCAGGTGACGAAATTGTTCGGGTGGCGGACAGCATCCGGCAAATGACTTCGTCAGTATCGCTAACGGCCAGTGAACGCGTCGTTGGCTGCCCGATGCGCACTGGCGCGCCAGACATGGGAAATATGAATCAGAAAAAAGTGGATAAAGTTAATCTGCACCTCGGTTTGATCATGTTGAACCAGACGGCGCTGGCCGGTGTTTCTGGCGAAGTGGTCACGGCAATTGGCCGTCATCTTGCTGAACAGGCGCCAGTAAAAAATCTGCTACTGATGTCCATAGTGAATGATCGGGTAGGTTACCTGCCGGACGATGCAGCTTATGATCGTCCGATTTTCGAGGTCCAGGGAAGTCCGGTGGAACGAGGCTGTGCAGAAAATGCCATCATCGACAATTTTACGGCGATGATGAATAACGCGCTTACAACCAGATAA
- a CDS encoding tannase/feruloyl esterase family alpha/beta hydrolase: MSKKRRGGKVSISSSRVLICCMMGVIGGSVSFFAQAKANEVNCDNLVKQAFPGMEILSAEIVKKGQFKIPDGPGPMALLEKITGINAAGQTTLATNPDFCRVSVLQRPTADSEIKMEVWLPLRNWNGKFMGTGNFSWGGYFMYPVMLSGLEKGYATASTDNGHDEGNPAQKGGRFILGHPEKFTDYAWRAHHLMARDAKTIIKAFFGQAPERSYWIGCSLGGIEGLIEAKNFPEDYDGMVVGAPPNPLLNFNAAQLWPMWLVNKHPEMNLTRQQLERVHQAVLKQCASPVGQKQGFVEEPDKCGFEPKQLMCKPGEKGDCLTAPQVSLMEAIYRGPTDPQTGERIFQGPAKGSELEIDDYLRQPHQTALDLFRYAVYQNPQWDWKNFDWHKDIVNAKNVLNGRLGVDTNLKPFFKRGGKILMFIGWNDFHNPQDAVAYYNGLIEHSGKQVNDYLRLFINPGMAHCHSGDGCDTFNKIDALNDWFEHDKAPVQITALRVVEGKVVRSRPLCAYPQKSRYLGKGDINLASSFSCVK; the protein is encoded by the coding sequence ATGAGCAAAAAAAGAAGAGGCGGGAAAGTATCTATTTCATCCAGCCGGGTTTTGATCTGCTGCATGATGGGCGTTATCGGGGGTTCGGTTTCCTTTTTTGCTCAGGCTAAAGCGAACGAGGTGAACTGCGATAATCTGGTAAAACAGGCTTTCCCTGGTATGGAAATCCTTTCTGCCGAAATCGTAAAAAAAGGGCAGTTTAAAATTCCGGATGGACCGGGGCCCATGGCATTGCTGGAAAAAATAACGGGTATTAATGCCGCCGGACAGACAACTTTGGCAACGAACCCCGATTTTTGCCGGGTCAGCGTTTTACAGCGCCCCACGGCAGATTCGGAAATTAAAATGGAGGTCTGGCTACCGCTCAGAAACTGGAATGGTAAGTTCATGGGCACCGGCAATTTCAGCTGGGGTGGCTATTTCATGTACCCGGTTATGTTGAGCGGCCTGGAAAAAGGTTATGCCACTGCGAGTACCGATAACGGTCATGATGAAGGCAATCCGGCACAGAAGGGGGGCCGCTTTATCCTCGGGCACCCGGAAAAATTTACCGATTATGCCTGGCGCGCACATCATTTAATGGCCCGCGATGCGAAAACCATTATCAAGGCATTCTTCGGCCAGGCACCTGAGCGTTCATACTGGATTGGTTGTTCACTGGGTGGCATAGAAGGGCTGATTGAGGCAAAGAATTTCCCCGAAGATTACGATGGCATGGTGGTGGGTGCACCACCCAATCCATTACTTAATTTTAATGCTGCTCAACTGTGGCCGATGTGGCTGGTAAACAAACATCCTGAGATGAACCTGACACGCCAGCAACTTGAACGGGTTCATCAGGCGGTGCTTAAGCAGTGTGCCAGCCCGGTTGGCCAGAAGCAGGGGTTTGTGGAAGAACCCGATAAATGTGGATTTGAGCCTAAGCAGCTGATGTGCAAGCCGGGTGAGAAAGGCGATTGTCTTACGGCACCACAGGTTTCATTGATGGAAGCTATCTATCGTGGTCCGACCGACCCGCAAACGGGAGAACGTATTTTTCAGGGGCCAGCTAAAGGCAGTGAACTGGAAATTGACGATTATCTGCGTCAGCCACATCAGACCGCGCTGGACCTGTTCCGTTATGCGGTATATCAGAATCCTCAGTGGGACTGGAAAAATTTCGACTGGCATAAAGATATTGTCAACGCAAAAAACGTGCTCAATGGTCGGCTGGGGGTCGATACCAATCTGAAGCCCTTCTTTAAACGAGGAGGAAAAATTCTGATGTTTATCGGTTGGAATGATTTTCATAATCCACAGGATGCCGTGGCTTATTACAACGGCCTGATTGAACATTCAGGGAAACAGGTTAATGATTATCTGAGATTGTTTATCAATCCAGGCATGGCTCACTGTCACAGTGGTGATGGCTGCGACACATTTAATAAAATTGATGCACTTAATGACTGGTTTGAACATGACAAAGCTCCTGTGCAAATCACTGCACTCAGAGTAGTCGAAGGCAAAGTGGTACGCAGCCGGCCTTTATGTGCTTATCCACAAAAATCGCGATACCTTGGGAAGGGTGATATTAATCTGGCTTCGAGTTTTTCCTGTGTTAAATAG